The Calditrichota bacterium DNA segment GGAAAGTAAGGAATGCCTGTTTTCTGTCTGACAAAGAATTTCATTGATTAGATTTCGTGGAAACAAATCCACAAAAATTCCAGTAGAGCCATCTTTTTCACCTGTTCAATCACGGATTTTTTAAATCGATTTCCAAGACCTTTGGATTGATGCTGGTACCATTCTATGGCTTCTTCAAATTCTCTGGCAGCCAATTCGTGTATTTTAACTCTTATCATATTGATCTTCAAAATCAATAACCGTGGCCCGACCGTCCCTGTAGGCCTTTATTCGATCATTGACTTCCTGAATCCAGACTTGACGAATTTCACTTTCTTCACGATTAATACTCTGAAGAATAATTTCCGCCAAAGTTATTCTTTCGTCAGGCGGCATCTTCAGCACTTCTTCGAGAATCGATTTATTCATATTATTTCTCCTGAATGATCGTTTAATTTGTCTATTTATTGACGCATCTGCTCTAAAAGGCCTTTGCCCGCTAAGTTCGCGAATTTTCACAAATTGATTCTGCTGAAATACGGGATTACAACGATAGCAAGAACAGCCAGGTTGTCTGTTTTTTGTTCTGATTCAATTTATGCAAATAATTGGTGTCAAAGCAAATTATTTTCACCCGAAATTCTAAAAAGAAGTGTGCATTGATTAAGTATAATAGGCCAACGTTTAATACACCTTCTTTGGCCAATTTTTTATTTCAGCCCCAGCCGCTTGCACATGCGATGATAGTTTGGAGGCGCAAGACCCAGGATGCGAGCGGCCTCGGCATCGGACTGGGTATTTTTTCTTACAAATTGAAAATACTCCCGTTGAATCCGTTGTTCCATTTCCCGCC contains these protein-coding regions:
- a CDS encoding addiction module protein, with the translated sequence MNKSILEEVLKMPPDERITLAEIILQSINREESEIRQVWIQEVNDRIKAYRDGRATVIDFEDQYDKS